One Anser cygnoides isolate HZ-2024a breed goose chromosome 4, Taihu_goose_T2T_genome, whole genome shotgun sequence genomic region harbors:
- the TMEM150C gene encoding transmembrane protein 150C isoform X4 — MDGKKCSVWMFLPLVFTLFTSAGLWIVYFIAVEDNKIIALNVPERKPGSKRPPYISIAGDAPPASCVFSQVMNMAAFLALVVAVLRFIQLKPKVLNPWLNVSGLVALCLASFGMTLLGNFQLSNDEEIHNVGTSLTFGFGTLACWIQSALTLKINLKNEGRKVGIPRVALSASITLCVVLYFILMAQGIHMHAARIQWGLVMCFLCYFGTFAVEFRHYRFEIVCSEYQENFLSFSESLSEASEYQTDQV, encoded by the exons ATGGACGGGAAGAAATGCAGCGTGTGGATGTTTTTGCCTCTTGTGTTTACCCTGTTTACGTCAGCCGGATTATGGATAGT GTACTTTATAGCAGTGGAAGATAACAAAATTATTGCACTAAATGTACCAGAGAG GAAGCCTGGTTCCAAAAGACCACCTTATATAAG TATTGCAGGTGAcgctcctcctgccagctgcGTGTTTAGCCAAGTCATGAACATGGCAGCATTTCTAG cgCTTGTCGTTGCTGTCCTGCGCTTCATTCAGCTGAAGCCGAAGGTGCTGAACCCGTGGCTGAACGTCAGCGGCCTGGTGGCGTTGTGCTTGGCCTCGTTTGGGATGACCTTACTCGGCAACTTTCAG CTTTCAAACGATGAGGAGATCCACAACGTGGGTACATCGCTGACCTTCGGCTTTGGGACTCTGGCGTGCTGGATCCAGTCTGCCCTCACCCTCAAGATCAACCTGAAGAACGAGGGACGGAAAGTGGGGATCCCACGGGTCGCCCTGTCAGCCAGCATCACCCTCTGCGTGGTGCTCT ATTTCATCCTGATGGCTCAGGGCATCCACATGCACGCTGCCAGGATCCAGTGGGGCCTGGTGATGTGCTTCCTGTGCTACTTCGGCACGTTTGCAGTGGAGTTCAGGCACTACAGATTCGAGATCGTTTGCTCTGAGTACCAGGAAAACTTTCTGAGCTTTTCTGAAAGCCTGTCGGAAGCCTCTGAGTACCAGACAGATCAGGTGTAG
- the ENOPH1 gene encoding enolase-phosphatase E1 isoform X1: protein MGVLPVPAGVRAILLDVEGTTTPIAFVQETLFPYVRDNLRDYLRAHWEEEECQRDVGLLRKQAQEDAGLDGAVPIPLESGSGDEELERVIQAVVDNVLWQMALDRKTTALKQLQGHMWRAAYTTGHVKGEVFEDVVPAIRKWREAGMKVYIYSSGSVEAQKLLFGYSTEGDILELFDGHFDTKIGPKVESESYRRIAASIGCATNNILFLTDVPREANAAEEADTHVAVVIRPGNAGLTDDEKSYYSLISSFTELFLPSST, encoded by the exons atGGGCGTGCTGCCGGTGCCGGCCGGGGTGCGCGCCATCCTGCTGGACGTGGAGGGCACCACCACCCCCATCGCCTTCGTGCag GAGACCTTGTTCCCCTACGTCAGAGACAACCTGAGGGACTACCTGCGCGCCcactgggaggaggaggagtgccAGCGGGACGTCGGCCTCCTGAGGAAGCAG GCCCAGGAGGACGCCGGCCTGGACGGAGCCGTGCCGATCCCCTTGGAGAGCGGAAGCGGGGACGAGGAGCTGGAGCGGGTGATCCAGGCTGTGGTGGACAACGTGCTCTGGCAGATGGCTCTGGACAGAAAGACCACGGCGCTCAAACAGCTGCAGGGACACATGTGGCGGGCAGCCTACACCACGGGGCACGTGAAAGGAGA AGTCTTCGAGGACGTGGTGCCAGCCATCCGGAAGTGGAGGGAAGCCGGCATGAAGGTCTACATCTACTCCTCAGGCAGCGTCGAAGCCCAGAAGCTTCTGTTCGGATACTCTACAGAAGGTGATATCCTAGAG CTCTTTGATGGCCACTTTGATACCAAAATAGGGCCCAAGGTAGAAAGCGAGAGCTACAGGAGGATTGCCGCGAGCATAGGATGTGCCACTAACAACATCCTCTTCCTGACCGACGTCCCTCGAG AAGCGAACGCAGCCGAGGAAGCGGACACTCACGTGGCTGTGGTGATCAGACCTGGCAACGCAGGACTGACGGACGATGAGAAATCCTATTACAGCCTCATCTCATCTTTCACTGAActtttcctgccttcctccacTTAG
- the TMEM150C gene encoding transmembrane protein 150C isoform X3 translates to MEAGPGMDGKKCSVWMFLPLVFTLFTSAGLWIVYFIAVEDNKIIALNVPERKPGSKRPPYISIAGDAPPASCVFSQVMNMAAFLALVVAVLRFIQLKPKVLNPWLNVSGLVALCLASFGMTLLGNFQLSNDEEIHNVGTSLTFGFGTLACWIQSALTLKINLKNEGRKVGIPRVALSASITLCVVLYFILMAQGIHMHAARIQWGLVMCFLCYFGTFAVEFRHYRFEIVCSEYQENFLSFSESLSEASEYQTDQV, encoded by the exons GTATGGACGGGAAGAAATGCAGCGTGTGGATGTTTTTGCCTCTTGTGTTTACCCTGTTTACGTCAGCCGGATTATGGATAGT GTACTTTATAGCAGTGGAAGATAACAAAATTATTGCACTAAATGTACCAGAGAG GAAGCCTGGTTCCAAAAGACCACCTTATATAAG TATTGCAGGTGAcgctcctcctgccagctgcGTGTTTAGCCAAGTCATGAACATGGCAGCATTTCTAG cgCTTGTCGTTGCTGTCCTGCGCTTCATTCAGCTGAAGCCGAAGGTGCTGAACCCGTGGCTGAACGTCAGCGGCCTGGTGGCGTTGTGCTTGGCCTCGTTTGGGATGACCTTACTCGGCAACTTTCAG CTTTCAAACGATGAGGAGATCCACAACGTGGGTACATCGCTGACCTTCGGCTTTGGGACTCTGGCGTGCTGGATCCAGTCTGCCCTCACCCTCAAGATCAACCTGAAGAACGAGGGACGGAAAGTGGGGATCCCACGGGTCGCCCTGTCAGCCAGCATCACCCTCTGCGTGGTGCTCT ATTTCATCCTGATGGCTCAGGGCATCCACATGCACGCTGCCAGGATCCAGTGGGGCCTGGTGATGTGCTTCCTGTGCTACTTCGGCACGTTTGCAGTGGAGTTCAGGCACTACAGATTCGAGATCGTTTGCTCTGAGTACCAGGAAAACTTTCTGAGCTTTTCTGAAAGCCTGTCGGAAGCCTCTGAGTACCAGACAGATCAGGTGTAG
- the TMEM150C gene encoding transmembrane protein 150C isoform X1 produces MAGPRLAGAGTAPARPPPSLPTSFPASFLASLPASAGNGAAAALSSAGMDGKKCSVWMFLPLVFTLFTSAGLWIVYFIAVEDNKIIALNVPERKPGSKRPPYISIAGDAPPASCVFSQVMNMAAFLALVVAVLRFIQLKPKVLNPWLNVSGLVALCLASFGMTLLGNFQLSNDEEIHNVGTSLTFGFGTLACWIQSALTLKINLKNEGRKVGIPRVALSASITLCVVLYFILMAQGIHMHAARIQWGLVMCFLCYFGTFAVEFRHYRFEIVCSEYQENFLSFSESLSEASEYQTDQV; encoded by the exons ATGGCGGGGCCCCGCCTGGCCGGGGCGGGGACGGCACCAGCCCggccccctccttccctccctacctctttccctgcctctttccttgcctccctcccagcctcGGCCGGGaacggagccgccgccgccctctCCTCAG CAGGTATGGACGGGAAGAAATGCAGCGTGTGGATGTTTTTGCCTCTTGTGTTTACCCTGTTTACGTCAGCCGGATTATGGATAGT GTACTTTATAGCAGTGGAAGATAACAAAATTATTGCACTAAATGTACCAGAGAG GAAGCCTGGTTCCAAAAGACCACCTTATATAAG TATTGCAGGTGAcgctcctcctgccagctgcGTGTTTAGCCAAGTCATGAACATGGCAGCATTTCTAG cgCTTGTCGTTGCTGTCCTGCGCTTCATTCAGCTGAAGCCGAAGGTGCTGAACCCGTGGCTGAACGTCAGCGGCCTGGTGGCGTTGTGCTTGGCCTCGTTTGGGATGACCTTACTCGGCAACTTTCAG CTTTCAAACGATGAGGAGATCCACAACGTGGGTACATCGCTGACCTTCGGCTTTGGGACTCTGGCGTGCTGGATCCAGTCTGCCCTCACCCTCAAGATCAACCTGAAGAACGAGGGACGGAAAGTGGGGATCCCACGGGTCGCCCTGTCAGCCAGCATCACCCTCTGCGTGGTGCTCT ATTTCATCCTGATGGCTCAGGGCATCCACATGCACGCTGCCAGGATCCAGTGGGGCCTGGTGATGTGCTTCCTGTGCTACTTCGGCACGTTTGCAGTGGAGTTCAGGCACTACAGATTCGAGATCGTTTGCTCTGAGTACCAGGAAAACTTTCTGAGCTTTTCTGAAAGCCTGTCGGAAGCCTCTGAGTACCAGACAGATCAGGTGTAG
- the TMEM150C gene encoding transmembrane protein 150C isoform X2 — protein MAGPRLAGAGTAPARPPPSLPTSFPASFLASLPASAGNGAAAALSSGMDGKKCSVWMFLPLVFTLFTSAGLWIVYFIAVEDNKIIALNVPERKPGSKRPPYISIAGDAPPASCVFSQVMNMAAFLALVVAVLRFIQLKPKVLNPWLNVSGLVALCLASFGMTLLGNFQLSNDEEIHNVGTSLTFGFGTLACWIQSALTLKINLKNEGRKVGIPRVALSASITLCVVLYFILMAQGIHMHAARIQWGLVMCFLCYFGTFAVEFRHYRFEIVCSEYQENFLSFSESLSEASEYQTDQV, from the exons ATGGCGGGGCCCCGCCTGGCCGGGGCGGGGACGGCACCAGCCCggccccctccttccctccctacctctttccctgcctctttccttgcctccctcccagcctcGGCCGGGaacggagccgccgccgccctctCCTCAG GTATGGACGGGAAGAAATGCAGCGTGTGGATGTTTTTGCCTCTTGTGTTTACCCTGTTTACGTCAGCCGGATTATGGATAGT GTACTTTATAGCAGTGGAAGATAACAAAATTATTGCACTAAATGTACCAGAGAG GAAGCCTGGTTCCAAAAGACCACCTTATATAAG TATTGCAGGTGAcgctcctcctgccagctgcGTGTTTAGCCAAGTCATGAACATGGCAGCATTTCTAG cgCTTGTCGTTGCTGTCCTGCGCTTCATTCAGCTGAAGCCGAAGGTGCTGAACCCGTGGCTGAACGTCAGCGGCCTGGTGGCGTTGTGCTTGGCCTCGTTTGGGATGACCTTACTCGGCAACTTTCAG CTTTCAAACGATGAGGAGATCCACAACGTGGGTACATCGCTGACCTTCGGCTTTGGGACTCTGGCGTGCTGGATCCAGTCTGCCCTCACCCTCAAGATCAACCTGAAGAACGAGGGACGGAAAGTGGGGATCCCACGGGTCGCCCTGTCAGCCAGCATCACCCTCTGCGTGGTGCTCT ATTTCATCCTGATGGCTCAGGGCATCCACATGCACGCTGCCAGGATCCAGTGGGGCCTGGTGATGTGCTTCCTGTGCTACTTCGGCACGTTTGCAGTGGAGTTCAGGCACTACAGATTCGAGATCGTTTGCTCTGAGTACCAGGAAAACTTTCTGAGCTTTTCTGAAAGCCTGTCGGAAGCCTCTGAGTACCAGACAGATCAGGTGTAG
- the ENOPH1 gene encoding enolase-phosphatase E1 isoform X2 — protein sequence MAAEESRAPPAPPLYSRGGSQSAPPAARRRTAPPGGARPHRAPRAPPPPLRAPSPPPPAAMGVLPVPAGVRAILLDVEGTTTPIAFVQETLFPYVRDNLRDYLRAHWEEEECQRDVGLLRKQAQEDAGLDGAVPIPLESGSGDEELERVIQAVVDNVLWQMALDRKTTALKQLQGHMWRAAYTTGHVKGEVFEDVVPAIRKWREAGMKVYIYSSGSVEAQKLLFGYSTEAL from the exons ATGGCGGCGGAAGAGAGCcgggcgccgcccgccccgccctTATATAGCCGCGGCGGCAGCCAAtcagcgccgcccgccgcgcgcCGCCGCACAGCGCCCCCCGGCGGCGCCCGCCCGCATCGCGCCCCCCGcgctccacccccccccctccgcgctccctccccgccgcctcccgccgccatGGGCGTGCTGCCGGTGCCGGCCGGGGTGCGCGCCATCCTGCTGGACGTGGAGGGCACCACCACCCCCATCGCCTTCGTGCag GAGACCTTGTTCCCCTACGTCAGAGACAACCTGAGGGACTACCTGCGCGCCcactgggaggaggaggagtgccAGCGGGACGTCGGCCTCCTGAGGAAGCAG GCCCAGGAGGACGCCGGCCTGGACGGAGCCGTGCCGATCCCCTTGGAGAGCGGAAGCGGGGACGAGGAGCTGGAGCGGGTGATCCAGGCTGTGGTGGACAACGTGCTCTGGCAGATGGCTCTGGACAGAAAGACCACGGCGCTCAAACAGCTGCAGGGACACATGTGGCGGGCAGCCTACACCACGGGGCACGTGAAAGGAGA AGTCTTCGAGGACGTGGTGCCAGCCATCCGGAAGTGGAGGGAAGCCGGCATGAAGGTCTACATCTACTCCTCAGGCAGCGTCGAAGCCCAGAAGCTTCTGTTCGGATACTCTACAGAAG CTCTTTGA